Proteins encoded in a region of the Rutidosis leptorrhynchoides isolate AG116_Rl617_1_P2 chromosome 9, CSIRO_AGI_Rlap_v1, whole genome shotgun sequence genome:
- the LOC139867482 gene encoding ycf3-interacting protein 1, chloroplastic, with translation MSLLKLSTQLSLPLNTLLSSSSSQSTHNFSVSFPKHYLHHRIIIKRTKLVSVVVSASNEDTKTELSVAADPNTIIQEKEEEDDDDDVDDEFEDDPDPQDLEYVSQIKKVLELLKKNRDMLFSEVKLTVMIEDPREVERKRLIGIDDADTPTREELADILQEVYDGKIPRDRAALQMLAEEMVQWPNLEVEATKKGPKKSLYAKATDTGIDPQVAAKRLNIDWDSAAEIEEEDRSDETEVPSLVGYGALYLVTAFPVIIGISVVLILFYNSLQ, from the exons ATGTCTTTGTTAAAACTTTCAACCCAATTATCGCTACCCCTTAACACCTTGTTATCTTCTTCATCTTCTCAATCCACCCACAACTTTTCAGTATCTTTTCCTAAACATTACTTGCACCACAGAATTATTATAAAAAGAACCAAACTTGTCAGTGTGGTTGTTTCTGCTAGCAATGAAGATACCAAAACTGAATTAAGTGTTGCAGCAGACCCAAATACCATAAttcaagaaaaagaagaagaagatgatgatgatgatgtcgatgatgaatttgaagatgacCCAGATCCTCAAGACCTTGAATATGTCTCCCAAATCAAAAAA GTTTTGGAGCTTTTGAAGAAAAATAGGGACATGCTTTTTAGTGAG GTGAAATTGACTGTGATGATTGAGGATCCtagagaagtagagagaaaaagactAATTGGGATTGATGATGCTGATACTCCAACAAGAGAAGAATTGGCTGATATTTTACAAGAA GTATATGATGGAAAAATCCCGCGAGACCGTGCTGCTCTTCAGATGCTAGCTGAGGAAATGGTCCAATGGCCAAATTTAGAG GTTGAAGCAACAAAAAAAGGCCCAAAGAAGTCGTTATACGCTAAGGCTACAGATACCGGAATTGATCCCCAAGTAGCGGCAAAAAGGCTTAACATTGACTGGGATTCGGCTGCAGAGATTGAGGAAGAGGATCGTAGTGATGAGACTGAAGTCCCTTCACTTGTG GGATATGGAGCACTGTACTTGGTGACTGCGTTTCCAGTTATCATTGGTATATCAGTTGTGTTGATTCTTTTCTATAATTCGCTTCAGTAA